A stretch of the Luteitalea sp. genome encodes the following:
- a CDS encoding twin-arginine translocation pathway signal protein, with translation MDRRDTLKALLLGAVAPVAFVKEPASHVTVAQSGATPKRMTSPWHRLPDTTWTGEAYWANRLQDWRVRDGALECVGRGENRTVSCLTHQLGNGRLGFTTNVLLTVPAEVPGSDRNRLGFSVGAKGPWPDYRSAAVHGQGLQAGVTTSGHLFIGETLGSHPPLEQSLLHGGVVLSLDVSPPVDDAKGYSMVLEARDAASERVLASMQERVADNHRLEGNVALLSHYEPASPDETDQVTAQFSRWTLEGEKLTAGEGQTFGPIYFAQYTLEQERLKLTAQLAPLDLPESHRVHLEVERDGQWDPVATAALAYPSRTAQFRLDDWDGTRAWPYRVRLELPLRDDSTETYTYQGTIAAEPTSEARLRALVFSCNHDAAFPDQDIVDHASQHDVDLVMFLGDQFYEANGGFGIQMAPLPSACLDYLRKWYQFGWSYREFFRRRPMICLPDDHDVFHGNVWGEGGKATIAEGNAQTRQDTGGYKMPPEWVNLVMTTQTSHMPDAYDTTDVKQGIHVFYADWKYAGISFGVIEDRKFKSAPKNVLPRVAKVWNGYAENQAFDLAAHVSPEAQLLGQRQLDFLDAWVRDWRHGTEMKVVVSATAFCTLQTLPTGTLNDQVTPKLPVPGAGEYVDDDEPTKDMDSNGWPQNRRDEALRLIRKGFAFHLAGDQHLASVVQYGVDDWKDAGVVFTVPATCSIWPRRWWPPVGPDHEPLPGQPRYTGNFKDGFGNHMTVYAAANPVRTGLTPPTVFDRATGYGVVTFDKATREVRMECWPRQVDPAKQPNGQYRGWPLTFKQIDNYQPAQRALLPTLEIGGVTEPVLSVTNEASGELAYILRIKGGRFQPFVPAAGASYTVMVEDPDAGRSKTLTGLVGRTDNAETIVVELT, from the coding sequence ATGGATCGACGCGACACGTTGAAAGCGCTCCTGCTGGGAGCCGTAGCTCCGGTGGCCTTTGTGAAAGAGCCGGCCAGTCATGTCACGGTCGCGCAGTCCGGCGCCACGCCAAAGCGCATGACCAGCCCGTGGCATCGCTTGCCGGACACGACATGGACGGGCGAGGCCTACTGGGCCAATCGACTCCAGGACTGGCGGGTGCGCGACGGCGCCTTGGAATGTGTGGGGCGTGGGGAGAACCGCACCGTGTCCTGTCTGACCCATCAACTTGGCAATGGCCGCCTGGGTTTCACGACCAACGTTCTGCTCACCGTTCCGGCCGAGGTGCCAGGCTCCGATCGGAATCGACTGGGCTTCAGCGTGGGCGCCAAAGGACCTTGGCCTGATTATCGCTCCGCGGCCGTCCACGGCCAGGGGCTGCAAGCGGGTGTGACCACGTCGGGCCACCTGTTCATTGGCGAGACGCTCGGTTCTCATCCGCCCCTAGAGCAGTCGCTCCTGCACGGGGGCGTCGTGCTCTCGCTCGATGTGTCGCCGCCGGTCGACGATGCGAAGGGCTATTCGATGGTTCTCGAGGCGCGCGATGCCGCTTCGGAACGCGTCTTGGCTTCGATGCAGGAGCGTGTGGCCGACAATCACCGCCTGGAGGGAAACGTTGCGCTGCTGAGCCACTATGAGCCCGCCTCCCCGGACGAGACCGATCAGGTCACGGCGCAGTTCTCGCGCTGGACACTCGAAGGCGAGAAGCTGACAGCCGGCGAGGGCCAAACGTTCGGCCCGATCTACTTCGCGCAATATACGCTGGAACAGGAGCGCCTCAAGCTGACCGCTCAGCTCGCACCGCTCGACCTCCCGGAGTCGCATCGAGTTCATCTCGAGGTCGAGCGAGACGGGCAATGGGATCCTGTGGCCACGGCAGCCCTCGCGTACCCGTCGAGAACCGCGCAGTTCCGATTGGACGACTGGGACGGGACGCGTGCCTGGCCGTACCGCGTGCGGCTCGAGCTGCCGCTCCGCGACGATTCGACGGAAACCTACACATACCAAGGCACGATTGCCGCAGAGCCAACGAGCGAGGCACGCTTGAGAGCGCTCGTCTTCAGTTGCAACCACGACGCGGCCTTTCCCGATCAGGACATCGTCGATCACGCGTCGCAACACGACGTGGACCTCGTCATGTTCCTGGGCGATCAGTTCTATGAAGCGAACGGCGGCTTCGGCATTCAAATGGCACCACTACCGAGCGCGTGCCTGGACTACTTGCGCAAGTGGTATCAGTTCGGCTGGTCGTACCGCGAGTTCTTTCGCCGCCGGCCAATGATCTGCCTGCCGGACGACCACGACGTCTTTCACGGCAACGTATGGGGAGAAGGCGGCAAAGCGACGATTGCCGAAGGTAACGCCCAGACACGGCAGGACACGGGGGGCTACAAGATGCCGCCGGAATGGGTGAACCTCGTGATGACGACGCAGACGAGCCACATGCCGGACGCGTACGACACCACGGACGTGAAGCAGGGGATCCACGTCTTCTACGCCGACTGGAAGTATGCGGGGATCAGCTTCGGTGTCATCGAAGACCGAAAGTTCAAGTCCGCGCCGAAGAACGTCCTGCCGAGGGTGGCAAAGGTCTGGAATGGGTACGCGGAGAACCAGGCGTTTGACCTTGCCGCCCACGTCTCTCCCGAGGCGCAGTTGCTCGGCCAGCGCCAGCTCGACTTCCTCGACGCCTGGGTGAGGGACTGGCGGCACGGCACCGAGATGAAAGTTGTAGTCTCGGCGACGGCGTTTTGCACGCTCCAGACGCTTCCGACGGGCACGCTCAACGATCAGGTGACGCCCAAGTTACCGGTTCCCGGCGCGGGCGAGTACGTCGACGACGATGAGCCAACCAAAGACATGGATTCGAACGGTTGGCCGCAGAATCGGCGCGACGAAGCGCTGCGCCTGATCCGCAAGGGTTTCGCCTTCCATCTCGCGGGGGACCAGCACCTGGCGAGCGTGGTGCAATACGGCGTCGACGACTGGAAGGATGCGGGCGTGGTCTTCACCGTGCCGGCGACCTGCAGCATCTGGCCGCGCCGTTGGTGGCCGCCCGTGGGCCCAGACCATGAGCCCCTTCCCGGACAGCCGCGCTACACGGGCAATTTCAAGGACGGGTTCGGCAATCACATGACGGTTTATGCTGCGGCGAACCCAGTGCGAACGGGCCTCACGCCGCCGACGGTCTTCGACCGCGCGACGGGTTATGGCGTTGTCACGTTCGACAAGGCGACTCGCGAGGTCAGGATGGAATGCTGGCCGCGCCAGGTCGATCCCGCGAAGCAGCCGAACGGTCAGTATCGCGGCTGGCCGCTCACGTTCAAACAGATCGACAACTACCAACCGGCGCAGCGTGCGCTGCTGCCGACGCTGGAGATCGGCGGTGTGACCGAGCCAGTGCTTAGTGTCACGAACGAAGCGAGCGGCGAGCTGGCGTACATCCTGCGGATCAAAGGTGGACGGTTTCAGCCGTTCGTGCCTGCAGCGGGCGCGTCCTACACGGTCATGGTCGAGGATCCGGATGCCGGCCGCTCGAAGACACTCACCGGCCTGGTCGGTCGCACGGACAACGCGGAGACCATCGTGGTGGAGCTCACTTGA
- a CDS encoding AbrB/MazE/SpoVT family DNA-binding domain-containing protein has protein sequence MDKAGRLVIPAHIRERTGLVPGSEVDIQVDDLGIRLVRTAPRPKLVRRGKANRLVARPTATTASRPTVDVGELIEEERNRWPW, from the coding sequence ATTGACAAGGCAGGTCGTCTGGTTATTCCTGCCCACATCAGGGAGCGTACGGGATTGGTCCCAGGGAGCGAGGTGGATATCCAGGTCGATGATCTGGGTATCCGCTTGGTGCGAACGGCTCCACGGCCGAAGCTGGTCAGACGAGGGAAAGCGAACCGGCTGGTGGCAAGACCAACTGCCACCACCGCGTCTCGCCCCACCGTCGACGTAGGAGAGCTGATCGAAGAGGAACGGAACCGGTGGCCCTGGTAG
- a CDS encoding PIN domain-containing protein: MALVDGIFFDTSLLIAGLIELEHPNVPAQRVIDALTEGRLGRCQTAWHCCLEFYSVSTRLPVEFRLDPVEALRLIEEEILPRVDVVGLPDAFRLPFLRAAAQDGVIGGRVYDLHIAETARVAGAELVLTENRRHFSSLLRHGIRVQTAAEFLEELEAPDAAAGRAATDDTEQP, encoded by the coding sequence GTGGCCCTGGTAGATGGCATCTTCTTCGATACCAGTCTGCTGATTGCAGGTCTGATCGAGCTCGAGCATCCCAATGTGCCGGCACAGCGTGTAATAGATGCCCTGACCGAGGGACGCCTTGGCCGCTGTCAGACCGCCTGGCATTGCTGTCTAGAGTTCTATTCGGTGTCAACACGGCTGCCGGTGGAATTTCGCCTGGATCCAGTCGAGGCGTTGCGTCTCATCGAGGAGGAGATTCTCCCCCGTGTTGATGTGGTTGGACTGCCCGACGCTTTTCGCCTGCCCTTCCTTCGCGCCGCCGCACAGGACGGCGTGATTGGCGGACGCGTCTATGACTTGCACATTGCCGAGACGGCACGCGTCGCGGGCGCAGAGCTCGTGCTCACCGAAAACCGTCGTCACTTCTCGAGCTTGTTGCGGCATGGCATTCGGGTTCAGACCGCCGCGGAGTTTCTGGAGGAGCTAGAGGCGCCAGACGCAGCGGCCGGCCGTGCAGCAACCGATGACACGGAACAGCCGTGA
- a CDS encoding DUF1501 domain-containing protein: protein METRETRRSFLKNVGAGTLAAMAATLPSTPFLAGCRRRTTSKADTVILLWMAGGMAHTETFDPKLYTPFEKGLESNRLLSTFRSAPTVVDGLSFSAGLESLGRVVDKGTVIRSYRAADMGHILHSRHQYHWHTCYEPPQTVAAPHIGAWIARELGPLNSVIPPFISIGQRFSVGEAEELKAFHTAGFLGAEYGPFLIPDPLAGLENVRPPKGMTPRRFERRQLLYRELVERSPLGEQGSDYQKESLLRSMERAYSLLDSPEAQAFDLSREPRESYERYNTGRFGLGCLLAKRLTQQGARFISVTTEYEPFMGWDTHENGHTRTVQLKKTIDRPVAQLLEDLDETGHLDRTLIVLASEFSRDMLVEGRPAAKVKDQVDVPDIIEKPSQYGMHRHFTDGCSMLMFGGGIKRGFVYGKTADERPCETVERQIVIAEVHQTIYHALGIPPDTHYVVEGRPFYTTPEGTGKPVMELFA from the coding sequence ATGGAAACGCGAGAAACCCGCAGATCATTTCTCAAGAATGTCGGCGCCGGTACGCTTGCGGCGATGGCGGCCACGCTCCCGAGCACGCCGTTTCTCGCCGGATGCCGCAGGCGAACGACTTCCAAGGCCGACACCGTGATTCTGCTCTGGATGGCGGGCGGCATGGCTCACACCGAGACCTTTGACCCGAAGCTCTACACGCCCTTCGAAAAGGGGCTGGAGAGCAACCGGCTGCTGAGCACCTTTCGATCCGCGCCGACGGTTGTCGACGGGTTGTCTTTTTCGGCGGGCCTCGAGTCCCTAGGCCGGGTGGTGGACAAAGGCACCGTTATCCGCTCCTACCGCGCCGCCGACATGGGGCACATCCTGCATTCCCGGCATCAGTACCACTGGCACACCTGCTACGAGCCGCCGCAGACCGTGGCCGCGCCGCACATCGGCGCCTGGATCGCGCGGGAGCTGGGGCCGCTCAATTCTGTGATTCCGCCGTTCATCAGCATCGGCCAGCGGTTCTCGGTCGGGGAGGCCGAGGAGCTCAAGGCGTTTCATACGGCTGGTTTTCTGGGCGCTGAGTATGGCCCGTTCTTGATTCCCGACCCTTTGGCTGGCCTCGAGAACGTGCGTCCGCCAAAAGGCATGACGCCGCGACGCTTCGAACGTCGGCAGCTGTTGTACCGTGAGCTAGTCGAGCGAAGCCCGCTGGGCGAGCAGGGCAGTGACTATCAGAAGGAGTCACTGCTCCGGTCGATGGAACGCGCCTACAGCCTGCTCGATTCGCCGGAGGCACAGGCCTTTGATCTGAGCCGCGAGCCCCGCGAGAGCTACGAGCGATACAACACCGGACGCTTCGGTCTCGGCTGTCTGCTGGCCAAGCGCCTCACGCAGCAGGGCGCGCGCTTCATCAGCGTGACCACGGAGTATGAGCCCTTCATGGGCTGGGACACGCATGAGAACGGCCATACCCGGACCGTGCAGCTCAAGAAGACGATTGACAGGCCGGTGGCGCAGCTCCTCGAGGACCTGGATGAAACCGGTCACCTGGACCGCACGCTGATCGTGCTGGCCAGCGAGTTCAGCCGCGACATGTTGGTCGAGGGGCGCCCGGCAGCCAAGGTCAAGGACCAAGTGGACGTACCGGACATCATCGAGAAGCCATCTCAGTACGGCATGCACCGGCACTTTACCGACGGCTGCTCCATGCTGATGTTTGGCGGTGGCATCAAGCGCGGTTTCGTCTACGGCAAGACAGCCGATGAGCGCCCTTGCGAGACGGTCGAGCGCCAAATCGTCATCGCGGAGGTCCATCAAACCATCTACCATGCCCTCGGCATCCCGCCGGACACCCATTACGTGGTTGAAGGTCGCCCCTTCTACACGACACCCGAGGGGACCGGGAAGCCGGTAATGGAGCTGTTTGCGTGA
- a CDS encoding DUF1553 domain-containing protein, with protein MLPDFGSEFWLWQLIGKLHPLAVHFPIGLLVTVLFLEALTLGGKRTELRTGIRWLVYIGAGSALMAAAQGWMLAAGGDYGSNIVEYHRWIGTSTAVLALGTASLLYRAQRTGWKSDLNAYRTVLALSVMCLTIAGHFGAMLTHGRDYLTGALPWNQAPSDRAPARETAELLASLAEVQKVGTASTEQLDRLNLAVRGVFAHNCFECHSSDKQENGLRLDNREAVMRGGDGGPILVAGQADQSEIMRRLLLPRDDDEAMPSEGRSIAPEEIELIGAWIDLGAHWADGDTKTFREAELKPRTPEVPPGPPHLRHPLDRLVYAYLQQNDIEWPKPVSDELFIRRVYVDVIGLLPEFSEVEAFVADRRPNKRVELIDRLLAREADYAQHWLTFWNDLLRNDYAGSGYIDGGRVQITEWLYDALVSNKRYDEMIQQLMSPDESSEGFIKGIQWRGAVNASQRTEMQAAQNISQSLMGLNLKCASCHNSFVSNLTLDQAYAFANIFAESDLEIARCDIPTGKMARTGFIYPELGEVDGTLPKEERLEQLAAALVNPKNGRLYRTIANRYWKLLFGRGLVEPADELDNLPWSQDVLDWLATDLMEHQYDLKHLLRTILTSQAYQFPSVGLKDAADATSEDFIFHGPLPRRLSAEQFADALSQTLSPVYSSVAFDPSDDVGTQAHWIWFDARQNGRPALPAPGTYYFRHSFKLPVGQVAEASLLVSVDQGFRLFLNGDFVAEGRDWRQVQRLDVTDRLKAGANLLAIQGENAGAVPNPAGLLLDMRVTFTGGAVRNIISNKAWKALDKTPPEGWEQTAFDDQSWRAVRSFGTGTKNRHWGRLLAFTHESDADRPPFARASLVQNDPFLEALGRPVRDNVVTSRTSETTLLQALELMNGPFLDEAVARGARHWLRRYPSAPEDMVQQIYMQALGRRPVDREAQTALAALGPNPDAESVEDLLWAVVLLPEYQIVH; from the coding sequence ATGCTTCCGGACTTTGGCTCAGAGTTCTGGCTGTGGCAACTGATCGGCAAGCTGCATCCGCTCGCGGTGCACTTTCCGATCGGCCTTCTCGTCACGGTTCTCTTCCTCGAAGCGCTGACGCTCGGCGGAAAGCGGACGGAGTTGCGGACCGGGATCCGCTGGCTCGTCTACATCGGGGCGGGGAGTGCCCTGATGGCGGCCGCGCAGGGTTGGATGCTTGCTGCAGGTGGCGACTACGGCAGCAACATTGTCGAGTATCACCGGTGGATTGGCACGAGCACGGCAGTGCTGGCGTTGGGGACGGCATCTTTGCTGTACCGCGCACAGCGGACAGGGTGGAAAAGCGACCTCAACGCCTACCGAACAGTCCTTGCGCTCAGCGTGATGTGCCTGACGATCGCCGGGCATTTTGGCGCCATGCTGACCCACGGCCGGGACTATCTCACCGGCGCGCTTCCATGGAACCAGGCGCCTTCCGACCGGGCGCCTGCCCGCGAGACTGCCGAGCTGCTCGCCAGCTTGGCCGAGGTACAGAAGGTCGGCACGGCGTCGACGGAACAGTTGGACCGTCTCAACCTCGCCGTCCGCGGCGTGTTTGCGCACAACTGTTTCGAGTGCCACAGCTCCGACAAACAGGAGAACGGGCTCAGGCTGGACAACCGGGAAGCCGTCATGCGCGGCGGTGATGGGGGCCCAATCCTCGTGGCCGGCCAGGCCGATCAGAGCGAGATCATGCGGCGGCTGCTCTTGCCGCGAGACGATGACGAAGCGATGCCATCCGAAGGCCGCTCCATCGCGCCGGAAGAAATCGAGCTCATCGGAGCGTGGATCGATCTGGGAGCGCACTGGGCGGACGGCGACACCAAGACGTTCCGTGAAGCGGAGCTGAAGCCCAGGACGCCGGAGGTTCCACCAGGCCCGCCTCACCTGCGCCACCCGCTCGATCGGCTCGTGTACGCGTACTTGCAACAGAACGACATCGAGTGGCCCAAACCGGTAAGTGACGAGCTGTTCATTCGCCGAGTGTACGTCGATGTCATCGGTCTGCTTCCGGAGTTCAGCGAGGTCGAGGCCTTCGTGGCCGATCGCCGCCCCAACAAGCGCGTCGAGCTCATCGATCGACTCCTCGCGCGCGAGGCTGACTACGCACAACACTGGCTGACCTTCTGGAATGATCTGCTGCGAAACGACTACGCCGGCTCTGGATACATCGATGGGGGCCGCGTCCAGATCACAGAGTGGCTGTACGACGCCCTGGTGAGCAACAAGCGTTACGACGAGATGATCCAACAGCTCATGTCACCGGATGAATCATCCGAAGGCTTTATCAAGGGCATTCAGTGGCGCGGCGCGGTCAACGCCAGCCAGCGTACCGAGATGCAAGCCGCGCAAAACATCTCGCAGTCACTCATGGGACTGAACCTCAAGTGCGCCTCGTGTCACAACAGCTTTGTGAGCAACTTGACGCTGGACCAGGCCTACGCGTTTGCCAATATCTTTGCCGAGTCCGATCTGGAAATCGCGCGCTGCGATATTCCGACCGGGAAGATGGCACGCACCGGTTTCATCTATCCCGAGCTCGGTGAGGTCGACGGGACGCTGCCCAAAGAAGAGCGATTGGAACAGTTGGCAGCCGCCCTCGTCAACCCGAAGAACGGACGGCTCTATCGCACCATTGCCAACCGGTACTGGAAGCTGCTTTTCGGCCGAGGCCTCGTCGAGCCGGCCGATGAACTGGACAACCTCCCCTGGAGCCAGGACGTGCTGGACTGGCTGGCCACGGACCTGATGGAACATCAATATGACTTGAAGCATCTCTTGCGGACAATTCTCACGTCCCAGGCCTATCAGTTTCCATCCGTCGGGCTGAAGGATGCCGCAGATGCGACATCGGAAGACTTCATCTTTCACGGTCCGCTGCCCCGGCGTCTGTCTGCAGAACAATTTGCCGACGCCCTCAGCCAGACGCTGAGCCCTGTGTATTCTTCCGTGGCGTTTGATCCTTCCGACGACGTCGGGACACAAGCGCACTGGATCTGGTTCGATGCCCGGCAGAACGGACGCCCGGCGCTGCCGGCGCCCGGCACCTATTACTTCCGCCATTCCTTCAAATTACCGGTGGGGCAGGTTGCGGAGGCGTCGCTCCTCGTTTCCGTGGATCAGGGCTTTCGGCTATTTCTCAATGGCGACTTCGTCGCCGAGGGCCGCGACTGGCGTCAGGTGCAGCGGCTCGACGTCACCGATCGGCTGAAAGCCGGGGCGAATCTCCTGGCCATTCAAGGCGAGAATGCAGGCGCCGTCCCCAATCCAGCGGGTCTCCTCCTGGATATGCGCGTGACCTTTACCGGTGGCGCGGTTCGAAACATCATCTCGAACAAGGCGTGGAAGGCTTTGGACAAGACGCCGCCGGAAGGTTGGGAGCAGACAGCGTTCGATGATCAGTCCTGGCGAGCTGTGAGAAGCTTCGGCACGGGTACGAAGAACAGACACTGGGGACGGCTGCTCGCGTTCACACACGAATCGGATGCAGACCGACCGCCGTTCGCGCGCGCGTCGCTCGTGCAGAACGATCCCTTCCTGGAAGCTCTGGGCCGCCCTGTCCGCGACAATGTCGTCACGTCACGGACGAGTGAGACCACCCTGCTCCAGGCATTGGAGCTGATGAATGGACCGTTTCTGGACGAGGCGGTGGCCCGGGGGGCACGTCACTGGTTGCGCCGCTATCCTTCCGCGCCGGAAGACATGGTTCAACAGATTTACATGCAGGCCTTGGGTAGGCGGCCGGTCGATCGGGAAGCGCAGACGGCGCTCGCGGCGCTAGGACCCAATCCAGACGCGGAGTCCGTGGAGGACTTACTGTGGGCTGTTGTCCTGCTGCCTGAGTACCAGATCGTTCACTAG